The Mercurialis annua linkage group LG8, ddMerAnnu1.2, whole genome shotgun sequence genome window below encodes:
- the LOC126662268 gene encoding protein TRANSPARENT TESTA GLABRA 1, whose product MDNPTEETHLKSKNSITYDSPHPIYAMAFSSATDHRRMAVGSFIEEYNNRVDILSFNTDTLSFTPHPPLSFNHPYPPTKLMFNPSSLHKPDLLASSGDYLRLWEVNGNATEPVSVLNNSKSSEFCAPLTSFDWNEIEPKRIGTCSIDTTCTIWDIEKGCVETQLIAHDKEVYDIAWGEARVFASVSADGSVRIFDLRDKEHSTIIYESPQPDTPLLRLAWNKQDLRYMATILMESNKVVILDIRSPTMPVAELERHKASVNAIAWAPQSCRHICSVGDDAQALIWDLPSVAGPNGIDPMSMYSAGSEINQLQWSAAQPDWIAIAFSNRMQLLKV is encoded by the coding sequence ATGGATAATCCCACAGAAGAAACCCATCTCAAATCCAAAAACTCCATAACCTACGACTCCCCACACCCAATTTACGCCATGGCTTTCTCCTCCGCCACCGACCACCGCCGCATGGCGGTGGGCAGCTTCATCGAAGAGTACAACAACAGAGTAGACATCCTCTCATTCAACACAGACACCCTTTCTTTTACTCCTCATCCGCCGCTTTCATTTAACCACCCGTACCCACCAACTAAGCTCATGTTCAACCCGTCTTCTCTTCACAAACCCGACTTACTAGCTTCCTCCGGCGACTATCTCCGCCTCTGGGAGGTCAATGGTAACGCTACTGAACCCGTCTCGGTTTTAAATAATAGTAAAAGTAGTGAATTTTGTGCTCCTTTAACTTCATTTGATTGGAATGAGATTGAACCTAAGAGAATTGGAACTTGTAGCATTGATACGACGTGTACTATTTGGGATATCGAAAAGGGTTGTGTCGAAACGCAGTTGATCGCGCACGATAAAGAGGTTTACGACATTGCTTGGGGTGAAGCTAGAGTCTTTGCTTCTGTTTCTGCTGATGGGTCTGTTAGGATTTTTGATTTGAGAGATAAGGAGCACTCTACGATTATTTATGAGAGTCCGCAGCCTGATACGCCTTTGCTTAGGTTAGCTTGGAATAAGCAGGATTTGAGGTATATGGCTACTATTTTGATGGAGAGTAATAAAGTTGTGATCTTGGATATTCGGTCTCCTACTATGCCCGTTGCGGAGTTGGAGAGGCATAAGGCTAGTGTTAACGCGATTGCGTGGGCTCCTCAGAGCTGTAGACATATTTGCTCTGTTGGGGATGATGCTCAGGCTCTTATTTGGGATTTGCCTAGTGTTGCTGGTCCTAATGGGATTGATCCCATGTCTATGTATTCTGCTGGTTCTGAAATTAATCAGCTTCAATGGTCTGCAGCTCAGCCTGATTGGATTGCTATTGCGTTTTCTAATCGAATGCAGCTTTTGAAAGTTTGA
- the LOC126660817 gene encoding serine/threonine-protein kinase CTR1-like — MEYGYWLSGETTAAEAETTTCLNSWVQQTEESYQLQLALALRLSSQAALATDSYFLDFNSTSHSPQSLSHRFWVNGCLSYYDRIPDGFYVIHGVDPYAWTISTDQKEIGLIPSFESLKALNPCDDLFVTVILMDKFTDPGLKELNNRVISLSSNWITTKDEIDQLANLVCNRMGGVTATEQNTFAMCWKDCTEVLQNRLGSIVLPIGSLPVGLCVHRALLFKVLADSINLPCRIAKGCKYCRRDDAASCIVQVGDEREYLVDLFVKPGSLSQPDSSLNSTSSILVSSPLSHTTYKPVQTADDLRMLAKHFFDSDSLNLAFDDTTSGSAIDQDDKISQTFFKDEKYSDSSSSPEDTILPTHTRGRHPISVLPDASNNQFFFKENQPFVSKSRSELQLEEEDLDIPWNELILKEKIGEGSFGTVRRADWRGSDVAVKILMEQDYHAERFNEFLCEVSIMKRLRHPNIVLFMGAVTQPPNLSIVTEYLSRGSLHRLLHMPDARRILDKNRRLNMAYDVAKGMNYLHQLRPPIVHRDLKSLNLLVDSQYTVKVCDFGLSRSKARTYLTSKTAAGTPEWMAPEVLRNEPSNEKSDVYSFGVILWELMTLQQPWRSLNQAQVVAAVAFKGERLEIPTSVNPSVASLIDLCLTPEPSQRPSFSFIMGSLQSIINNLASQPIDVPRHDNSV, encoded by the exons ATGGAGTACGGTTACTGGTTAAGCGGCGAAACGACAGCAGCAGAGGCAGAAACGACGACGTGTTTGAACAGCTGGGTGCAACAAACGGAAGAGAGTTACCAACTGCAGTTAGCATTAGCTTTGAGATTATCATCGCAAGCTGCTTTAGCGACTGATTCCTATTTCTTGGATTTCAATTCCACTTCTCATTCTCCTCAGTCCCTTTCTCATCGATTTTgg GTAAATGGGTGTCTAAGTTACTATGACAGAATCCCAGATGGGTTTTATGTAATTCATGGAGTGGATCCTTATGCTTGGACTATAAGTACAGACCAAAAAGAGATTGGCCTGATCCCATCTTTTGAATCCTTAAAAGCTCTCAATCCTTGCGATGATTTGTTTGTTACTGTAATCTTGATGGACAAATTTACGGATCCTGGTTTGAAGGAGCTAAATAATAGAGTTATTAGTCTTTCTAGTAACTGGATAACTACAAAAGATGAGATTGATCAGCTTGCTAATCTTGTCTGTAATCGCATGGG GGGTGTGACTGCTACTGAACAAAATACGTTTGCTATGTGCTGGAAGGATTGCACTGAAGTTCTGCAAAACCGTTTAGGATCCATTGTCCTCCCTATTGGAAGCTTACCTGTTGGCCTTTGTGTTCATCGTGCCCTACTCTTTAAA GTGTTAGCAGACTCAATTAACTTACCATGCAGAATTGCTAAAGGCTGTAAATACTGTAGAAGAGACGATGCTGCTTCTTGTATTGTACAAGTTGGTGATGAGAG GGAATATTTGGTGGATTTGTTTGTGAAACCAGGGTCATTAAGCCAGCCTGATTCCTCACTCAACAGTACTTCTTCAATCTTAGTTTCTTCTCCATTATCTCATACAACTTATAAGCCAGTCCAAACAGCTGATGATCTCAGGATGTTGGCCAAACACTTCTTTGACTCGGACTCACTTAATCTTGCATTTGATGATACTACTTCAG GCAGTGCTATTGATCAAGATGACAAAATTAGTCAAACTTTCTTCAAAGACGAAAAATATAGTGACTCGAGTAGCTCACCTGAAGATACAATTCTGCCAACTCATACTAGAGGTCGACATCCAATTTCTGTCTTACCCGATGCTTCAAATAACCAGTTCTTCTTCAAAGAAAATCAGCCATTTGTAAGTAAATCAAGAAGCGAACTTCAACTTGAAGAGGAAGATTTGGATATTCCATGGAATGAACTTATTCTCAAGGAGAAGATTGGAGAAG GTTCTTTTGGAACCGTCCGTAGGGCAGACTGGCGCGGTTCA GATGTTGCTGTCAAAATTCTTATGGAGCAAGATTACCATGCAGAGCGCTTCAATGAATTTTTGTGTGAG GTCTCAATCATGAAACGTTTGCGACATCCAAACATTGTTCTTTTCATGGGTGCTGTTACTCAGCCTCCGAACCTGTCCATAGTTACAGAGTATTTGTCAAG GGGTAGCTTACATAGACTTTTGCATATGCCTGATGCTCGACGGATACTAGATAAAAATCGTCGCTTAAATATGGCTTATGATGTG GCAAAAGGTATGAACTATCTTCATCAGCTTAGACCTCCCATTGTACATCGCGATTTGAAGTCTCTCAATCTCTTAGTGGACAGTCAATATACAGTAAAG GTTTGCGATTTTGGTCTATCCCGTTCAAAAGCAAGGACTTATCTTACATCAAAAACTGCAGCAGGAACT CCTGAGTGGATGGCGCCGGAAGTTCTTCGTAATGAGCCATCCAATGAAAAATCTGATGTATATAGCTTTGGTGTGATTTTATGGGAGCTAATGACACTACAACAACCTTGGAGAAGTCTAAATCAAGCACAG GTTGTCGCAGCTGTTGCTTTTAAGGGTGAAAGACTTGAAATCCCGACCAGTGTAAATCCTTCAGTAGCTTCCTTGATCGACTTATGCTTGACTCC CGAGCCCTCACAACGTCCatcattttcatttataatgGGAAGTTTACAGAGCATTATCAACAACTTAGCGTCTCAACCAATTGATGTACCAAGACATGATAATTCTGTATGA
- the LOC126661097 gene encoding ABSCISIC ACID-INSENSITIVE 5-like protein 2 has protein sequence MGIQTMGSEADGTGNNGKETQLQRLGRNNSMYSLTLDEVQSQLGDLGKPLSSMNLDELLKNVFTAESALQRQGSNLSLTDSLSSKTVDEVWRDIQQTKINEQSKPTLGEMTLEDFLVKAGVVGVDPDQLAPQTQWMQQYQHPQQAMMGVYMSQPMPHPHHMYPENQLSTSMGILSDVHNPAPAPVHIVEKTVERRQKRMIKNRESAARSRARKQAYTNELENKVSRLEEENERLRKRKDLEKMLPCVPLPEPKYQLRRTASAPF, from the exons ATGGGGATACAAACTATGGGATCTGAAGCTGATGGTACTGGTAATAATGGCAAAGAGACTCAGTTACAGCGTTTAGGAAGAAACAACTCTATGTACAGTCTAACTCTGGATGAAGTTCAAAGTCAGTTAGGTGACCTTGGGAAGCCTTTGAGCAGCATGAATCTCGACGAGCTTCTCAAGAACGTATTCACCGCGGAATCTGCTCTGCAGCGTCAGGGGAGTAATCTGTCGTTAACTGATTCTCTTAGCAGCAAGACGGTTGATGAGGTTTGGAGAGACATTCAGCAAACCAAAATTAACGAGCAAAGTAAGCCGACGTTGGGAGAGATGACTTTGGAGGATTTCTTAGTTAAAGCAGGGGTTGTTGGGGTTGATCCAGATCAGCTTGCGCCACAAACCCAATGGATGCAGCAATATCAACATCCACAGCAAGCTATGATGGGTGTTTATATGTCCCAACCCATGCCACACCCTCATCATATGTACCCTGAGAATCAGTTGTCTACATCTATGGGGATATTATCCGATGTACATAACCCTGCCCCTGCCCCGGTGCATATAGTTGAGAAGACAGTTGAAAGAAGGCAGAAAAGGATGATCAAGAACCGTGAATCTGCCGCTCGTTCACGCGCGCGCAAGCAG GCATACACAAATGAGCTTGAGAACAAAGTGTCTCGTCTGGAAGAGGAAAACGAGAGGCTTAGGAAACGCAAG GATTTGGAAAAGATGCTGCCTTGTGTTCCCCTCCCTGAACCAAAATACCAACTTCGCAGAACGGCGTCAGCCCCATTCTAG